A DNA window from Enterobacter asburiae contains the following coding sequences:
- the lgt gene encoding prolipoprotein diacylglyceryl transferase has product MNSGYLHFPEFDPVIFSVGPVSLHWYGLMYLVGFIFAMWLAGRRASRPGSGWTKNEVENLLYAGFLGVFLGGRIGYVLFYNFPVFLNDPLYLFRVWDGGMSFHGGLIGVILVMVIFAKRTKRNFFQVSDFIAPLIPFGLGAGRLGNFINGELWGRVDPSVPYTMLFPGSRAEDIALLPSHPEWQSIFDTYGVLPRHMSQLYELALEGVVLFIILNLFIRKPRPMGAVSGLFLIGYGAFRIIVEFFRQPDAQFTGEWVQYISMGQILSIPMIVAGAIMMIWAYRRRPQQQIS; this is encoded by the coding sequence ATGAACAGTGGTTATCTGCATTTTCCGGAATTTGATCCGGTCATTTTCTCAGTAGGACCTGTTTCGCTTCACTGGTACGGTCTGATGTACCTGGTGGGCTTCATTTTTGCCATGTGGCTCGCTGGCCGTCGCGCCAGTCGTCCGGGCAGCGGCTGGACGAAAAACGAAGTTGAAAACCTGCTCTATGCGGGCTTCCTCGGCGTGTTCCTCGGTGGCCGTATTGGGTATGTGCTGTTCTATAACTTCCCGGTATTCCTGAACGATCCGCTCTATCTGTTCCGCGTGTGGGACGGCGGCATGTCCTTCCACGGCGGCCTGATTGGGGTGATCCTGGTGATGGTGATTTTTGCCAAACGCACCAAACGCAACTTCTTCCAGGTTTCAGATTTTATCGCACCGCTGATCCCGTTTGGGCTGGGCGCTGGCCGTCTGGGTAACTTTATCAACGGTGAGCTGTGGGGCCGCGTCGACCCGAGCGTGCCGTACACGATGCTCTTCCCGGGCTCTCGCGCAGAAGATATCGCGTTGCTGCCATCACACCCGGAGTGGCAGTCCATTTTCGATACCTACGGCGTTCTGCCGCGCCATATGTCTCAGCTTTATGAGCTGGCGCTGGAAGGCGTGGTGCTGTTTATCATCCTCAACCTATTTATCCGCAAACCGCGCCCGATGGGTGCTGTCTCCGGCCTGTTCCTGATTGGCTACGGCGCATTCCGTATTATCGTCGAGTTCTTCCGTCAGCCAGACGCACAGTTTACCGGCGAATGGGTACAGTACATCAGCATGGGGCAGATCCTCTCCATTCCGATGATTGTCGCGGGTGCCATTATGATGATTTGGGCGTATCGTCGTCGTCCACAGCAACAAATTTCCTGA